A portion of the Cryptomeria japonica chromosome 5, Sugi_1.0, whole genome shotgun sequence genome contains these proteins:
- the LOC131076651 gene encoding cytochrome P450 734A1-like, producing MENSVFSVAEFTLLSFGCLVVFLLAKLTIAIWWKPLQITRHFQSQGITGPPYKLLFGNALEFGKLVNEATSKPMKLSHDIVARVLPYYPYWSKIYGSTFLMWMGPIPTIVVGRSELGKKVLGDKEGYYGKPKWDPVMNELFGEGLVALNGDKWMHHRQIINPSFHTDKLKDMVCCMVESTVNMLEKWEKVVKNGEKEVDVAEEFKALTSDIIARTAFGSSYLQGKHIFRLLAQQMSLACQDYAKLMLPCYRFVPFKTNRERWRLNKEIKSALTELIMNREKSGTNTTQGYGNDLLGSMMNTIQELRSSESNQGLTTEEIIAECKTFFIAGQETTSNYLTFAIVLLAMHPDWQEKARSEIQEICGNSHPQFETLNKLKTLGMILNEVIRLYPPAGGLNREVHKDTTLGGISIPEGTQIMFPLISLNHDTSLWGEDANEFKPERFSEGISKAAKDGSTTFVPFGYGLRSCVGKNYAMLETKVALAMILQRFSFVLSPGYVHAPTSFITIFPQHGAPIILSNLH from the exons ATGGAAAATTCCGTGTTTAGTGTTGCTGAATTTACATTGCTTTCATTTGGTTGTTTAGTGGTGTTTCTACTTGCAAAACTTACAATAGCAATATGGTGGAAGCCTCTGCAAATAACCAGGCATTTTCAATCTCAAGGCATCACAGGCCCTCCTTACAAGCTACTCTTTGGAAATGCTCTCGAATTCGGCAAGTTAGTAAATGAGGCCACTTCCAAGCCTATGAAACTCTCCCATGACATTGTAGCAAGAGTGCTGCCTTACTACCCTTACTGGTCCAAAATATATG GGTCCACTTTCTTAATGTGGATGGGGCCAATACCAACAATAGTAGTTGGTAGATCTGAATTGGGGAAGAAGGTGCTAGGTGATAAGGAAGGGTATTATGGGAAACCAAAATGGGATCCTGTGATGAATGAGCTGTTTGGAGAAGGCCTGGTGGCTCTCAATGGTGATAAATGGATGCATCACCGGCAGATTATAAATCCATCTTTTCATACTGATAAGCTCAAG GATATGGTTTGTTGCATGGTGGAGAGCACTGTCAATATGCTGGAGAAGTGGGAGAAAGTTGTCAAAAATGGTGAGAAAGAAGTAGATGTGGCTGAGGAATTCAAGGCTCTAACTTCAGACATTATTGCCCGCACAGCATTTGGCAGCAGCTATCTCCAAGGAAAGCATATTTTTCGCTTGCTGGCTCAGCAAATGTCCTTGGCCTGTCAGGATTATGCAAAATTAATGCTTCCTTGTTATAG ATTTGTGCCTTTCAAAACAAACAGAGAACGTTGGAGGCTCAACAAAGAAATTAAGAGCGCTCTGACAGAACTTATTATGAACCGAGAAAAATCTGGTACAAACACCACCCAAGGCTATGGTAATGATCTGCTTGGCTCCATGATGAACACAATACAAGAGCTTAGGAGCTCTGAAAGTAATCAAGGCCTCACAACAGAGGAAATCATAGCTGAATGCAAAACTTTTTTCATCGCTGGGCAAGAGACTACAAGTAATTACTTAACATTTGCCATTGTTCTGTTGGCCATGCATCCCGACTGGCAAGAGAAAGCACGCTCAGAAATACAAGAAATATGTGGAAATTCCCATCCACAATTTGAGACACTAAACAAACTAAAAACT TTAGGAATGATCCTGAACGAGGTGATCCGGCTCTACCCACCAGCTGGTGGCCTTAATAGAGAAGTCCATAAGGATACAACACTTGGAGGAATTTCAATTCCTGAAGGCACGCAGATCATGTTCCCTTTGATTTCATTGAATCACGATACATCTCTGTGGGGAGAGGATGCAAATGAATTTAAGCCTGAGAGGTTTAGTGAGGGAATAAGTAAGGCTGCTAAGGATGGTTCTACTACATTTGTCCCTTTTGGATATGGGTTGAGGTCGTGTGTGGGCAAAAATTACGCTATGCTTGAAACCAAGGTTGCCCTTGCCATGATCTTGCAACGCTTCTCGTTTGTTCTTTCTCCGGGTTACGTCCATGCACCCACATCGTTTATCACAATCTTTCCTCAGCATGGAGCCCCTATCATTCTTAGTAACCTCCATTAA